The following are from one region of the Pseudomonas lalucatii genome:
- a CDS encoding chemotaxis protein CheW encodes MSDAQTPFQLLLEIDQRCRLLAAGLPLQQTAVQTWSGIGFRMGERLFVAPMGEVGEVLHEPRYTLLPGVKNWVKGVANVRGRLLPVMDLCGFFGNELSPLRKQRRVLVVDHQDVFAGLTVDEVFGMQHFPVDAFSEQLPPLEASIQPFIHGVFQREQPWLVFSPHALAQHQGFLDVAY; translated from the coding sequence ATGTCGGACGCGCAGACACCCTTTCAACTCCTCCTCGAAATCGACCAGCGCTGTCGGTTGCTGGCGGCCGGCCTGCCGTTGCAGCAGACCGCCGTGCAGACCTGGAGCGGCATCGGCTTTCGCATGGGCGAGCGCCTGTTCGTCGCGCCCATGGGCGAGGTCGGCGAGGTGCTGCACGAGCCGCGTTACACCCTGCTGCCCGGGGTCAAGAACTGGGTCAAGGGCGTGGCCAACGTACGCGGCCGCCTGCTGCCGGTGATGGACCTGTGCGGCTTCTTCGGCAACGAGCTGTCGCCGCTGCGCAAGCAGCGGCGAGTGCTGGTGGTCGACCATCAGGACGTGTTCGCCGGCTTGACGGTCGATGAAGTGTTCGGCATGCAGCATTTTCCAGTGGATGCCTTCTCCGAGCAGCTGCCGCCGCTCGAGGCGTCCATTCAACCCTTTATCCACGGGGTCTTTCAACGTGAGCAACCCTGGTTGGTGTTCAGCCCACATGCGCTGGCCCAGCACCAGGGCTTTCTCGACGTGGCGTATTAA
- the pilG gene encoding response regulator, with amino-acid sequence MEQHSEGLRVMVIDDSKTIRRTAETLLKKVGCEVITAVDGFDALAKIADSHPNIIFVDIMMPRLDGYQTCALIKNNSAFKSTPVIMLSSKDGLFDKAKGRIVGSDQYLTKPFSKEELLGAIKAHVPAFTPVDQAS; translated from the coding sequence ATGGAACAGCATTCCGAGGGTTTGAGGGTGATGGTTATCGACGATTCGAAGACGATTCGTCGTACCGCGGAAACCCTGCTGAAGAAGGTGGGTTGCGAGGTGATCACCGCGGTAGACGGCTTCGATGCCCTGGCAAAGATCGCCGACAGCCATCCGAATATCATCTTCGTCGATATCATGATGCCGCGGCTCGATGGCTATCAGACCTGCGCCCTGATCAAGAACAACAGTGCTTTCAAGTCCACTCCGGTGATCATGCTGTCCTCCAAGGACGGCCTGTTCGACAAGGCCAAGGGACGCATCGTCGGCTCCGATCAATACCTGACCAAGCCCTTCAGCAAGGAAGAGCTGCTCGGGGCGATCAAGGCCCACGTTCCCGCCTTCACCCCGGTGGATCAGGCCTCCTGA
- the gshB gene encoding glutathione synthase translates to MSVRLGIVMDPITQIAFKKDSSLAMLLAAQKRGWSLFYMEQRDLYQTKGQAHARLRSLQVFDDPQRWFELDAEQDLPLRDLDVILMRKDPPFDNEFLYSTHLLEQAERDGVLVVNRPQSLRDCNEKLFATQFPQYTPATLVSRRPDILRDFAKEQRDIILKPLDGMGGSMIFRHREGDPNLSVILETLTAHGQQQIMAQRYLPAISEGDKRILMIDGEAVPYCLARIPAQGETRGNLAAGGRGEARPLSERDREIAAGVGPTLREKGLLFVGLDVIGDHLTEINVTSPTCIREIDAAFDTRIGERLMDKIAEKLNARSAS, encoded by the coding sequence ATGAGCGTCCGCCTCGGCATAGTCATGGACCCCATCACGCAAATCGCCTTCAAGAAGGACAGTTCGCTGGCCATGCTGCTGGCCGCGCAAAAGCGCGGCTGGTCGCTCTTCTATATGGAGCAGCGCGACCTCTACCAGACCAAAGGCCAGGCCCACGCCCGCCTGCGCTCGCTCCAGGTGTTCGACGACCCCCAGCGCTGGTTCGAGCTGGACGCCGAGCAGGACCTGCCGCTGCGCGATCTTGACGTGATCCTGATGCGCAAGGACCCGCCCTTCGACAACGAATTCCTCTACTCCACCCACCTGCTGGAACAGGCCGAGCGGGACGGCGTGCTGGTGGTCAACCGCCCGCAGAGCCTGCGCGACTGCAACGAGAAGCTGTTCGCCACGCAGTTTCCCCAGTACACCCCGGCGACCCTGGTGAGCCGCAGACCCGACATTCTGCGCGACTTTGCCAAAGAGCAGCGTGACATCATTCTCAAACCCCTCGACGGCATGGGCGGATCGATGATTTTTCGCCACCGCGAGGGCGACCCCAACCTCTCGGTGATCCTCGAGACCCTCACCGCCCATGGCCAGCAACAGATCATGGCGCAGCGCTACCTGCCGGCCATCAGCGAGGGCGACAAGCGCATCCTGATGATCGACGGCGAGGCGGTGCCCTACTGCCTGGCCCGCATCCCGGCCCAGGGCGAGACCCGCGGCAACCTGGCCGCAGGCGGCCGCGGCGAAGCCCGCCCGCTGAGCGAACGCGACCGCGAGATCGCCGCCGGCGTCGGCCCGACCCTGCGCGAGAAGGGCCTGCTGTTCGTCGGCCTGGACGTGATCGGCGACCACCTCACCGAGATCAACGTCACCAGCCCGACCTGCATCCGCGAGATCGATGCGGCCTTCGACACCCGCATCGGCGAACGCCTGATGGACAAGATCGCCGAGAAGCTCAATGCGCGCAGTGCTTCATAG
- the ruvX gene encoding Holliday junction resolvase RuvX, whose amino-acid sequence MSETRSKPLRLLLGFDYGSKQIGVAVGQAITGQARELCVLKAQNGVPDWQKVEALIREWQPDAIVVGLPLNMDGTPSEMSARAEKFARRLNGRFSLPVHTHDERLTTFEAKGQRLQQGQSGGYRERPVDALAAALLLEGWLAEHRPG is encoded by the coding sequence ATGAGCGAAACGCGGAGCAAGCCGCTGCGCCTGCTGCTCGGCTTCGACTACGGCAGCAAGCAGATCGGCGTCGCCGTCGGCCAGGCGATCACCGGCCAGGCCCGGGAACTCTGCGTGCTCAAGGCGCAGAACGGCGTGCCGGACTGGCAGAAGGTCGAGGCGCTGATCCGCGAGTGGCAGCCGGACGCCATAGTCGTCGGCCTGCCGCTGAACATGGACGGCACGCCGAGCGAGATGAGCGCCCGCGCGGAGAAGTTCGCCCGCCGCCTCAACGGCCGCTTCAGCCTGCCGGTGCACACCCACGACGAACGCCTGACCACTTTCGAGGCCAAGGGCCAGCGCCTGCAGCAGGGGCAGAGCGGCGGCTACCGCGAGCGCCCGGTCGACGCCCTGGCCGCGGCGCTGCTGCTCGAAGGCTGGCTGGCCGAACACCGCCCGGGCTGA
- the pyrR gene encoding bifunctional pyr operon transcriptional regulator/uracil phosphoribosyltransferase PyrR, whose product MNLPNPVELLPQMAGALLEHLNRRQIAAPRFIGIRTGGVWVAQALLDTLGNREPLGILDVSFYRDDFTQSGLHPQVKPSELPFEIEGQHLVLIDDVLMSGRTIRAALNELFDYGRPASVTLVCLLDLGARELPVRPDVVGATLSLAADQRVKLSGPTPLHLELQTLAN is encoded by the coding sequence ATGAACCTACCCAACCCCGTCGAGCTGCTGCCGCAGATGGCCGGCGCCCTGCTCGAGCACCTCAACCGGCGGCAGATCGCCGCGCCACGTTTCATCGGCATCCGCACCGGCGGCGTGTGGGTCGCCCAGGCCCTACTCGACACCCTCGGCAACCGCGAACCGCTGGGCATTCTCGACGTGTCCTTCTACCGCGACGACTTCACCCAGAGCGGCCTGCACCCGCAGGTCAAACCCTCGGAGCTGCCGTTCGAGATCGAGGGCCAGCACCTGGTCCTGATCGACGACGTACTGATGAGCGGCCGTACCATCCGCGCCGCACTCAACGAGCTGTTCGACTACGGCCGCCCGGCCAGCGTGACCCTGGTCTGCCTGCTCGACCTGGGCGCCCGCGAGCTGCCGGTGCGCCCGGACGTGGTCGGCGCCACCCTGTCGCTGGCCGCCGACCAGCGGGTAAAATTGTCCGGCCCCACGCCGCTGCACCTCGAACTCCAGACGCTCGCCAACTGA
- a CDS encoding NINE protein has translation MDVRQDTHSKVIGYLLWIFGFLGSHRFYYGKPVTGTIWFFTLGLLFVGWIIDLFLIPAMDREADLRFTVGETDYNLAWILLTFLGVFGVHRMYQGKWLTGILYLFTGGLFLVGVLYDFWTLNTQISLKNAERG, from the coding sequence ATGGACGTAAGACAGGACACCCATAGCAAGGTCATCGGCTATCTGTTGTGGATATTCGGCTTCCTCGGCTCCCATCGCTTCTACTATGGCAAGCCGGTGACCGGCACCATCTGGTTCTTCACCCTGGGCCTGCTGTTCGTCGGCTGGATCATCGACCTGTTCCTGATCCCGGCCATGGATCGCGAGGCCGATCTGCGTTTCACCGTAGGGGAGACCGACTACAACCTCGCCTGGATTCTCCTGACCTTCCTCGGCGTGTTCGGCGTACATCGCATGTACCAGGGCAAGTGGCTCACGGGCATCCTCTATCTGTTCACCGGCGGCCTGTTCCTGGTCGGCGTGCTCTACGACTTCTGGACCCTGAATACGCAGATTTCGCTGAAGAACGCCGAGCGTGGTTGA
- a CDS encoding methyl-accepting chemotaxis protein yields MKKLNTGNLFAGTRSSTLIAGLFIVLIVSIVLLFANFAYLNTQSNYDTEYISHSGELRVLSQRIAKNASESAAGTAEAFGLLREARNDFQTRWGYLTDGNSASGVPAAPDAVQVQMAAVQQDWDSLRQNTDAILASEQTVLSLHQVAATLAETIPQLQVEYEEVVDILLESGAPAAQVSVAQRQSLLAERILGSVNKVLAGDEDSVQAADMFGRDASLFGRVLSAMLEGNPAMEITQVTDAEALERLAEISELFEFVSGSVDEILETSPELFQVRESANTIFSVSQTLLDKASELAGGFEDLAAGRALNSLAGYLLGVLALASIILIGLVMVRETNRRLSETAEKNERNQAAILRLLDEIADLADGDLTVAATVTEDFTGAIADSINYSIDQLRDLVATINLTAVQVAGAAQETQATAMHLAEASEHQAQEIAGASAAINEMAVSIDQVSANASESSAVAERSVAIANKGNEVVHNTITGMDNIREQIQDTSKRIKRLGESSQEIGDIVSLINDIADQTNILALNAAIQASMAGDAGRGFAVVADEVQRLAERSSAATKQIEALVKTIQTDTNEAVISMEQTTSEVVRGARLAQDAGVALEEIEKVSKTLAALIQNISNAARQQASSAGHISNTMNVIQEITSQTSSGTTATAKSIGTLAKMASEMRKSVSGFTLPEAGEQA; encoded by the coding sequence ATGAAAAAACTCAACACAGGCAACTTATTCGCGGGTACGCGCAGCAGCACGCTGATCGCCGGACTGTTTATCGTCCTGATCGTGTCCATCGTGTTGCTGTTCGCGAACTTCGCCTACCTCAATACCCAGTCCAACTACGATACGGAATACATCAGCCACTCCGGTGAGCTGCGGGTGCTGTCCCAACGTATCGCCAAGAACGCCTCCGAATCCGCGGCGGGTACCGCCGAAGCGTTCGGCCTGCTGCGCGAGGCGCGCAACGACTTCCAGACCCGTTGGGGCTACCTGACCGATGGCAATAGCGCCAGCGGCGTCCCCGCGGCGCCGGACGCCGTACAGGTGCAGATGGCCGCGGTGCAGCAGGACTGGGACAGCCTGCGGCAGAACACCGATGCGATCCTGGCCAGCGAGCAGACAGTACTGTCCCTGCACCAGGTGGCGGCGACCCTGGCGGAAACCATTCCGCAGCTGCAGGTCGAGTACGAGGAAGTGGTCGACATCCTGCTGGAAAGCGGCGCGCCGGCGGCCCAGGTGTCGGTGGCCCAGCGCCAGTCGCTGCTGGCCGAACGTATTCTCGGCTCGGTGAACAAGGTGCTGGCCGGTGACGAGGACTCGGTGCAGGCCGCCGACATGTTCGGTCGCGATGCCAGTCTGTTCGGTCGGGTTCTCAGCGCGATGCTCGAGGGCAACCCGGCGATGGAGATCACCCAGGTGACCGACGCCGAGGCGCTCGAGCGTCTGGCGGAGATTTCCGAGCTGTTCGAGTTCGTGTCCGGCTCGGTGGACGAGATCCTCGAGACCTCGCCCGAGCTGTTCCAGGTGCGCGAGTCGGCCAACACCATCTTCAGCGTGTCGCAGACCCTGCTGGACAAGGCCTCCGAACTGGCCGGCGGTTTCGAAGACCTGGCCGCCGGGCGGGCCCTGAACAGCCTCGCCGGTTACCTGCTGGGCGTGCTGGCCCTGGCCTCGATCATCCTCATCGGCCTGGTCATGGTGCGCGAGACCAACCGCCGCCTGAGCGAAACCGCCGAGAAGAACGAGCGCAACCAGGCGGCGATTCTGCGTCTGCTCGACGAAATCGCCGACCTCGCCGACGGTGACCTGACCGTGGCCGCGACGGTAACCGAAGACTTCACCGGCGCCATCGCCGACTCCATCAACTACTCCATCGACCAGCTGCGCGACCTGGTAGCCACCATCAACCTGACCGCCGTACAGGTTGCCGGTGCCGCCCAGGAAACCCAGGCCACGGCGATGCACCTGGCCGAAGCCTCCGAGCACCAGGCCCAGGAAATCGCCGGGGCGTCGGCGGCGATCAACGAGATGGCGGTGTCGATCGACCAGGTATCGGCCAACGCCTCGGAATCCTCCGCGGTAGCGGAACGTTCCGTAGCCATCGCCAACAAGGGCAACGAGGTGGTGCACAACACCATCACCGGCATGGATAACATCCGTGAGCAGATCCAGGACACCTCGAAGCGGATCAAGCGCCTCGGCGAGTCGTCCCAGGAGATCGGCGACATCGTCAGCCTGATCAACGACATTGCCGACCAGACCAACATCCTCGCCCTGAACGCCGCGATCCAGGCCTCCATGGCCGGTGACGCCGGCCGCGGCTTCGCCGTGGTGGCGGACGAAGTACAGCGTCTGGCGGAGCGTTCGTCTGCGGCGACCAAGCAGATCGAGGCGCTGGTCAAGACCATTCAGACCGACACCAACGAGGCGGTCATTTCCATGGAACAGACCACCTCCGAGGTGGTACGCGGTGCGCGCCTGGCGCAGGACGCCGGGGTGGCCCTGGAGGAGATCGAGAAGGTATCCAAGACCCTCGCGGCGCTGATCCAGAACATCTCCAACGCCGCGCGTCAGCAGGCGTCCTCCGCGGGCCATATCTCCAACACCATGAACGTGATCCAGGAGATCACCTCGCAGACCTCTTCCGGTACCACCGCCACGGCCAAGAGCATTGGTACCCTGGCCAAGATGGCCAGCGAGATGCGTAAGTCGGTATCCGGCTTCACCTTGCCGGAAGCCGGGGAGCAGGCATAA
- a CDS encoding protein-glutamate O-methyltransferase: protein MQSGVWALQPVADISAAEFRDWQALLEERTGVVISEQRRAFLQTNLSARMRELGVADYAAYYRQVTDGPRGAVEWSTLLDRLTVQETRFFRHPASFEVLERHLQAQLQRGLQRPWELWSVGCSSGEEPYSLAISAAQVLRDSQWPEHFGVTGTDISLNALSKAREGLFGARKLEQLDDDLRRRYFAPQVDGRFKVVPSLAARVCCARLNVLELAKAPMSGMDVIFCQNLLIYFRRWRRREILNRLAERLAPGGLLVVGVGEVAGWQHPGLIPVADERVLAFTRKG, encoded by the coding sequence ATGCAGTCAGGCGTCTGGGCCTTGCAGCCCGTGGCGGATATCTCCGCCGCGGAGTTTCGCGACTGGCAGGCCCTGCTCGAGGAGCGCACCGGCGTGGTGATCAGCGAGCAGCGTCGGGCCTTTCTGCAGACCAACCTGAGCGCGCGCATGCGCGAGCTGGGGGTGGCCGACTACGCCGCCTATTACCGGCAGGTCACCGATGGCCCGCGCGGTGCCGTGGAGTGGTCGACCCTGCTGGATCGGCTGACCGTGCAGGAGACCCGCTTCTTTCGCCATCCGGCGTCGTTCGAGGTGCTCGAGCGGCACCTGCAGGCGCAGTTGCAGCGCGGGCTGCAGCGCCCCTGGGAACTGTGGAGCGTGGGCTGCTCCAGCGGCGAGGAGCCCTATTCGCTGGCCATCAGCGCCGCCCAGGTGTTGCGCGACAGCCAGTGGCCCGAGCACTTCGGCGTGACCGGTACGGACATCAGTCTCAATGCCCTGAGCAAGGCCCGCGAGGGGTTGTTCGGGGCGCGCAAGCTCGAGCAGCTGGACGATGACCTGCGCCGGCGCTATTTCGCCCCCCAGGTCGATGGGCGCTTCAAGGTTGTGCCGAGTCTGGCGGCGCGCGTCTGCTGCGCCAGGCTCAATGTGTTGGAACTGGCCAAGGCGCCAATGTCCGGTATGGACGTCATTTTTTGTCAGAACTTGCTGATCTATTTTCGCCGCTGGCGTCGCCGCGAGATCCTCAACCGCCTGGCCGAGCGCCTGGCGCCGGGAGGGCTGCTGGTGGTGGGAGTGGGTGAGGTGGCCGGTTGGCAGCATCCGGGGTTGATCCCGGTGGCCGACGAGCGAGTGCTGGCGTTTACCCGCAAGGGATAG
- a CDS encoding aspartate carbamoyltransferase catalytic subunit: protein MTPIDAQRPLQLNDQGQLRHFLSLDGLPRELLTEILDTADSFLEVGARAVKKVPLLRGKTVCNVFFENSTRTRTTFELAAQRLSADVISLNVSTSSTSKGETLFDTLRNLEAMAADIFVVRHADSGAAHFIAEHVCPNLAIINGGDGRHAHPTQGMLDMLTIRRHKGGFENLSVAIVGDILHSRVARSNMLALRALGCRDIRVIAPKTLLPVGIEQYGVNVYSDMAKGLADVDVVIMLRLQRERMQGGLLPSEGEFYRLFGLTEQRLALAKPDALVMHPGPINRGVEIESAVADGPQSVILNQVTYGIAIRMAVLSMTMSGQTAQRQLNSEESN from the coding sequence ATGACGCCGATTGATGCCCAGCGCCCGCTGCAGCTGAACGACCAAGGCCAGCTGCGCCACTTCCTCTCGCTCGACGGCCTGCCCCGCGAGCTGCTGACGGAGATCCTCGACACCGCCGACTCCTTCCTCGAGGTCGGTGCCCGCGCGGTGAAGAAGGTCCCGCTGCTGCGCGGCAAGACCGTGTGCAACGTGTTCTTCGAGAACTCCACGCGCACCCGCACCACCTTCGAGCTGGCCGCCCAGCGCCTGTCCGCCGACGTCATCAGCCTCAACGTGTCGACCTCCTCGACCAGCAAGGGCGAGACCCTGTTCGACACCCTGCGCAACCTCGAGGCCATGGCCGCCGATATCTTCGTGGTGCGCCATGCCGACTCCGGCGCCGCCCACTTCATCGCCGAGCACGTGTGCCCGAACCTGGCCATCATCAACGGCGGCGACGGCCGTCACGCCCACCCGACCCAGGGCATGCTCGACATGCTGACCATCCGCCGCCACAAGGGCGGCTTCGAGAACCTCTCGGTGGCCATCGTCGGCGACATCCTCCACTCGCGGGTGGCGCGCTCCAACATGCTGGCGCTGCGCGCCCTGGGCTGCCGGGACATCCGCGTGATCGCCCCGAAGACCCTGCTGCCGGTCGGCATCGAGCAGTACGGCGTCAACGTCTACAGCGACATGGCCAAGGGCCTGGCGGATGTCGACGTGGTGATCATGCTGCGCCTGCAGCGCGAGCGCATGCAGGGCGGCCTGCTGCCCAGCGAGGGCGAGTTCTACCGCCTGTTCGGCCTGACCGAGCAGCGCCTGGCGCTGGCCAAGCCGGACGCCCTGGTGATGCACCCCGGGCCGATCAACCGCGGCGTGGAGATCGAGTCGGCGGTGGCCGACGGCCCGCAGTCGGTGATTCTCAACCAGGTCACCTACGGCATCGCCATCCGCATGGCGGTGCTGTCCATGACCATGAGCGGGCAGACCGCCCAGCGCCAACTCAACTCCGAGGAGTCCAACTGA
- the pilH gene encoding response regulator, whose translation MARILIVDDSPTEMYKLTAMLEKHGHQVLKAENGADGVALARQEKPDAVLMDIVMPGLNGFQATRQLTKDADTSHIPVIIVTTKDQETDKVWGKRQGAKDYLTKPVDEQTLLKTLNAVLAG comes from the coding sequence ATGGCTCGAATTCTGATTGTTGATGACTCGCCGACCGAGATGTACAAGTTGACCGCCATGCTGGAAAAGCACGGGCATCAGGTGCTCAAGGCGGAAAACGGCGCGGACGGCGTCGCCCTGGCGCGCCAGGAGAAGCCCGACGCGGTGCTGATGGACATCGTCATGCCCGGGCTCAACGGCTTCCAGGCGACCCGCCAGCTGACCAAGGACGCCGACACCAGCCACATCCCGGTGATCATCGTCACCACCAAGGACCAGGAAACCGACAAGGTTTGGGGCAAGCGCCAGGGGGCCAAGGATTACCTGACCAAGCCGGTCGACGAGCAGACGCTGCTGAAGACCCTCAATGCAGTATTGGCCGGCTGA
- a CDS encoding dihydroorotase yields MRTAILGARVIDPSSGLDQQADLYIDGGKLAAIGQAPASFVAEQTIAAQGLVAAPGLVDLSVALREPGYSRKGSIASETLAAAAGGVTSLCCPPFTKPVLDTSAVAELILDRAREAGHTKVFPIGALSKGLAGEQLAELVALRDAGCVAFGNGLDNFRSSRTLRRALEYAATFDLTVIFHSQDHDLAEGGLAHEGPTASFLGLPGIPETAETVALARDLLLVEQTGVRAHFSQLTSARGAELIADAQARGLPVTADVALYQLILTDEALVGFSSLYHVQPPLRTRRDRDGLRAAVKSGVIQAIASHHQPHERDAKLAPFGATEPGISSVQLLLPLALTLVQDDLLDLPTLLARLGAGPADALQLPAGRLAVGAPADLLLFDPQASTLAGEAWYSKGSNCPFTGHCLPGAVRYTLVDGHLSYQA; encoded by the coding sequence ATGCGCACCGCAATCCTCGGCGCCCGCGTCATCGACCCGAGCAGCGGCCTCGACCAGCAGGCCGACCTGTATATCGACGGCGGCAAGCTGGCTGCCATCGGCCAGGCGCCGGCCTCCTTCGTCGCCGAACAGACCATCGCCGCCCAGGGTCTGGTGGCCGCCCCCGGCCTGGTCGACCTGTCCGTGGCCCTGCGCGAGCCGGGCTACAGCCGCAAGGGCAGCATCGCCAGCGAGACCCTGGCCGCCGCCGCCGGCGGGGTCACCAGCCTGTGCTGCCCGCCCTTCACCAAGCCGGTGCTGGACACCTCGGCGGTGGCCGAGCTGATCCTCGACCGTGCCCGCGAAGCCGGGCACACCAAGGTCTTCCCCATCGGCGCCCTGAGCAAGGGGCTGGCCGGCGAACAGCTGGCAGAGCTCGTTGCCCTGCGCGACGCCGGCTGCGTGGCCTTCGGCAACGGCCTGGACAACTTCCGCAGCAGCCGCACCCTGCGCCGCGCCCTGGAGTACGCGGCCACCTTCGACCTGACGGTTATCTTCCACTCCCAGGACCATGACCTGGCCGAGGGCGGCCTGGCCCACGAGGGGCCTACCGCCAGCTTCCTCGGCCTGCCCGGCATCCCCGAGACGGCCGAGACCGTGGCCCTGGCCCGCGACCTGCTACTGGTCGAGCAGACCGGCGTGCGCGCCCACTTCAGCCAGCTGACCAGCGCCCGCGGCGCCGAGCTGATCGCCGACGCCCAGGCCCGCGGCCTGCCGGTCACGGCCGACGTGGCCCTGTACCAGCTGATCCTCACCGACGAGGCCCTCGTCGGCTTCTCCAGCCTCTACCATGTGCAGCCACCGCTGCGTACCCGCCGCGACCGCGACGGCCTGCGCGCCGCGGTGAAGAGCGGGGTGATCCAGGCCATCGCCAGCCATCACCAGCCCCACGAGCGGGATGCCAAGCTGGCCCCCTTCGGCGCCACCGAGCCGGGCATCAGCAGCGTGCAGCTGTTGCTGCCGCTGGCCCTGACCCTGGTGCAGGACGACCTGCTGGATTTGCCGACACTGCTCGCCCGCCTCGGTGCCGGCCCGGCCGACGCCCTGCAGCTGCCGGCAGGCCGCCTGGCGGTGGGCGCCCCCGCCGACCTGCTGCTGTTCGATCCGCAGGCCTCGACCCTGGCCGGCGAGGCCTGGTACTCCAAGGGCAGCAACTGCCCCTTCACCGGCCACTGCCTGCCGGGCGCGGTGCGCTACACCCTGGTCGATGGGCACCTCAGCTACCAGGCCTGA
- a CDS encoding YqgE/AlgH family protein, producing the protein MKDASPSFLKHHFLIAMPHMADPQFAHTVTYLVEHNEQGAMGLVINRPNGLNLADVLEQLRPDSEPPALCQGLPIFSGGPVQTDRGFVLHPAGRQFQATLELGELGLSTSQDVLFAIADGSGPDKYLIALGYAGWEAGQLEAELADNAWLTCPADSAILFDLPFDQRLNAAAARLGVDLSLLTSQAGHA; encoded by the coding sequence ATGAAAGACGCCAGCCCGAGCTTCCTCAAGCACCACTTCCTGATTGCCATGCCGCACATGGCCGATCCGCAGTTCGCGCACACGGTCACCTACCTGGTCGAGCACAACGAGCAGGGCGCCATGGGCCTGGTGATCAACCGCCCCAACGGCCTCAACCTGGCCGACGTGCTCGAGCAGCTGCGCCCGGACAGCGAGCCGCCGGCCCTCTGCCAGGGGCTGCCGATCTTCTCCGGCGGCCCGGTGCAGACCGACCGCGGCTTCGTCCTGCACCCGGCCGGCCGGCAGTTCCAGGCCACCCTGGAGCTCGGCGAACTGGGCCTGTCCACCTCCCAGGACGTGCTGTTCGCCATCGCCGACGGCAGCGGCCCGGACAAGTACCTGATCGCCCTCGGCTATGCCGGCTGGGAAGCCGGCCAGCTGGAGGCCGAACTGGCCGACAACGCCTGGCTGACCTGCCCGGCCGACAGCGCCATCCTCTTCGACCTGCCCTTCGACCAGCGCCTGAACGCGGCGGCCGCGCGCCTGGGCGTCGACCTCAGCCTGCTCACCTCGCAAGCCGGCCACGCCTGA
- a CDS encoding energy transducer TonB: MTAAASPTAIPAAGVRPADRLGFTLFLATALHAALILGLGFSLAEPSQISKTLEVTLSTFKSEEKPKQADFLAQHDQQGSGTLEHKAAPKTTEQALFQDTQVKRVTPPTAPQPPAARQEAPKAAVATRTPQPQKTPVKREENQPTPQTRPAPVFDSAQLSAEIASLEAELAQDIQQYAKRPKIHRLNAASTMRDKGAWYKDEWRKKVERIGNLNYPDDARRRQIYGSLRLLVSINRDGTLYEVLVLESSGQRVLDQAALRIVRLAAPFAPFTGDLADVDRLEIIRTWRFERGDRLSSN; encoded by the coding sequence ATGACCGCAGCCGCCAGCCCAACCGCAATCCCAGCCGCCGGCGTTCGCCCGGCGGATCGCCTGGGGTTCACCCTGTTCCTCGCCACCGCGCTGCATGCCGCCCTGATCCTCGGCCTGGGCTTCTCCCTGGCCGAACCCAGCCAGATCAGCAAGACCCTGGAAGTCACCCTGTCGACCTTCAAGAGCGAGGAGAAGCCCAAGCAGGCGGATTTCCTCGCCCAGCACGACCAGCAGGGCAGCGGCACCCTGGAACACAAGGCGGCGCCCAAGACCACCGAACAGGCGCTGTTCCAGGACACCCAGGTCAAGCGGGTGACGCCGCCGACCGCGCCGCAGCCGCCGGCGGCCCGCCAGGAAGCGCCGAAAGCGGCGGTCGCCACCCGCACCCCACAGCCGCAGAAGACCCCGGTCAAGCGCGAAGAGAACCAGCCGACGCCCCAGACCCGCCCGGCGCCGGTATTCGACAGTGCCCAGCTGTCGGCGGAGATCGCCAGCCTGGAGGCCGAGCTGGCCCAGGACATCCAGCAGTACGCCAAGCGCCCGAAGATCCATCGTCTCAACGCCGCCTCGACCATGCGCGACAAGGGCGCCTGGTACAAGGACGAGTGGCGCAAGAAGGTCGAGCGCATCGGCAATCTCAACTATCCGGACGACGCCCGCCGCCGGCAAATTTACGGCAGCCTGCGCCTGCTGGTGTCGATCAACCGCGACGGCACCCTCTACGAGGTGTTGGTGCTCGAGTCTTCCGGCCAGCGCGTGCTGGACCAGGCCGCGTTGCGCATCGTCCGCCTGGCCGCACCCTTCGCCCCCTTCACCGGCGACCTGGCGGATGTCGACCGCCTGGAGATCATCCGTACCTGGCGCTTCGAGCGGGGCGACCGACTGTCGAGCAACTGA